One region of Clostridiales bacterium genomic DNA includes:
- a CDS encoding helix-turn-helix domain-containing protein: protein MRNNRLLPYETIVQATSGEPEAVGTVLQYYRRRIQCAARVNGRVDQDTEDYITQTLLTAIFKFRFGR from the coding sequence ATGAGAAATAATAGGCTTCTCCCCTATGAAACAATCGTCCAAGCCACCAGCGGGGAGCCGGAAGCGGTGGGAACTGTATTGCAGTATTACCGCCGCCGCATACAATGTGCCGCCCGTGTGAATGGACGGGTAGACCAAGATACAGAGGACTACATCACCCAGACGCTTCTCACAGCTATTTTCAAGTTCCGCTTTGGGAGATAG
- a CDS encoding relaxase/mobilization nuclease domain-containing protein, whose translation MATFKHISSKNADYGAAEAYLTFEHDEFTMKPTLDENGRLIPREDYRISSLNCGGEDFAVACMRANLRYEKNQKREDVKSHHYIISFDPRDGTDNGLTVDRAQELGEQFCKEHFPGHQALVCTHPDGHNHSGNIHVHIVINSLRIYEVPLLPYMDRPADTREGCKHRCTNAAMEYFKSEVMEICHREGLYQIDLLSGSKERITEREYWAAKKGQLALDKENAVREAAGQPTKPTKFETDKAKLRRTIRQALSQAGSFDEFSSLLLREGVTVKESRGRLSYLTPDRTKPITARKLGDDFDKAAVLVLLTQNAHRAAEQSKAILEYPAAVKKLSQGEKTTKTTPADNTLQRMVDREAKRAEGKGVGYDRWAAKHNLKQMAATVTAYQQYGFSSPEELDEACSAAYTAMRESLTELKQMEKTLNGKKELQRQVLAYSKTRPVRDGLKQQKNAKAKAAYRQKYESDFIIADAAARYFRENGISKLPSYKALQAEIETLIQEKNSGYNDYRAKREEYRRLQTVKGNIDQILHRERKPVKRQEQER comes from the coding sequence TTGGCAACATTCAAACATATCAGCTCTAAAAATGCGGACTATGGCGCAGCGGAAGCCTATCTCACATTTGAGCATGACGAGTTTACCATGAAGCCCACCCTTGATGAAAACGGGCGGCTGATACCGAGGGAGGATTACCGCATTTCTTCCCTCAACTGTGGGGGCGAGGATTTCGCTGTTGCCTGTATGCGGGCTAATCTCCGCTATGAGAAAAACCAAAAACGGGAAGATGTGAAAAGCCACCACTATATCATCAGCTTTGACCCACGGGACGGGACAGACAACGGCTTGACCGTAGACCGGGCGCAGGAGCTGGGCGAGCAGTTCTGTAAAGAGCATTTCCCCGGACACCAAGCCTTAGTCTGCACCCACCCGGACGGGCATAACCACAGCGGCAATATCCATGTGCATATCGTCATCAACTCCCTGCGGATTTATGAAGTCCCGCTTCTGCCCTACATGGACAGACCAGCCGACACACGGGAGGGCTGCAAGCACCGCTGCACCAACGCCGCTATGGAATATTTCAAGAGTGAAGTCATGGAGATATGCCACCGGGAGGGGCTTTACCAAATCGACCTCCTAAGCGGCAGCAAGGAACGGATAACCGAACGGGAATACTGGGCGGCAAAGAAAGGACAGCTTGCCCTTGATAAAGAGAACGCTGTCAGAGAAGCCGCAGGACAGCCGACCAAGCCCACCAAGTTTGAAACGGACAAGGCGAAGCTGCGCCGGACGATACGGCAGGCACTTTCCCAAGCTGGCAGCTTTGACGAATTTTCTTCCCTTTTGCTGCGGGAGGGTGTGACCGTCAAGGAGAGCCGGGGGCGGCTTTCCTACCTCACGCCGGACAGGACAAAGCCTATCACAGCCCGGAAGCTGGGGGACGATTTTGACAAGGCTGCTGTCCTTGTCCTGCTTACGCAGAACGCCCACAGAGCCGCCGAACAGAGCAAAGCCATACTCGAATACCCTGCCGCGGTTAAAAAGCTGTCACAAGGGGAAAAAACCACAAAAACCACCCCGGCAGACAACACCTTGCAGCGCATGGTTGACCGGGAAGCCAAGCGAGCCGAGGGCAAGGGCGTGGGCTATGACCGCTGGGCGGCAAAGCACAACCTAAAGCAAATGGCAGCTACCGTTACCGCCTATCAGCAGTACGGCTTTTCTTCCCCGGAGGAACTGGACGAAGCCTGTTCTGCCGCCTATACCGCCATGCGGGAAAGCCTTACAGAGCTGAAGCAGATGGAAAAGACGCTGAACGGGAAAAAGGAGCTGCAACGGCAGGTGCTTGCCTATTCCAAGACCCGCCCTGTCCGGGACGGGCTGAAACAGCAGAAAAACGCCAAAGCAAAAGCAGCCTACCGTCAGAAGTACGAAAGCGACTTTATCATAGCAGACGCAGCCGCCCGCTATTTCAGGGAAAACGGCATTTCCAAGCTGCCGAGCTATAAAGCCCTGCAAGCAGAGATTGAAACCCTTATCCAAGAGAAAAA
- the mobC gene encoding plasmid mobilization relaxosome protein MobC, which produces MRKRYNTPHRSRVVKTRMTEEEYAEFAERLSAYNMSQAEFIRQAITGAAIRPIITVSPVNDELLAAVGKLTAEYGRIGGNLNQIARTLNEWHSPYPQLAGEVRAAVSDLAALKFEVLQKVGDAVGNIQTYQL; this is translated from the coding sequence ATGCGAAAACGATATAACACGCCGCACCGCAGCCGGGTAGTCAAGACACGCATGACCGAGGAAGAATACGCCGAGTTTGCGGAAAGGCTTTCTGCTTACAACATGAGCCAAGCCGAGTTTATCCGGCAAGCCATAACCGGGGCAGCCATACGCCCCATCATAACCGTTTCCCCCGTCAATGACGAGTTGCTTGCCGCTGTCGGGAAGCTGACCGCCGAATACGGCAGGATCGGCGGCAACTTAAACCAGATAGCCCGGACGCTGAACGAGTGGCACAGCCCCTACCCGCAGCTTGCCGGGGAGGTACGGGCGGCGGTTTCCGACCTTGCTGCCCTAAAGTTTGAAGTCTTGCAGAAAGTGGGTGACGCTGTTGGCAACATTCAAACATATCAGCTCTAA